A stretch of the Orcinus orca chromosome 1, mOrcOrc1.1, whole genome shotgun sequence genome encodes the following:
- the SMG7 gene encoding nonsense-mediated mRNA decay factor SMG7 isoform X11 codes for MSLQSAQYLRQAEVLKADMTDSKLGPAEVWTSRQALQDLYQKMLVTDLEYALDKKVEQDLWNHAFKNQITTLQGQAKNRANPNRSEVQANLSLFLEAASGFYTQLLQELCTVFNVDLPCRVKSSQLGIISNKQTHTSAIVKPQSSSCSYICQHCLVHLGDIARYRNQTSQAESYYRHAAQLVPSNGQPYNQLAILASSKGDHLTTIFYYCRSIAVKFPFPAASTNLQKALSKALESRDEVKTKWGVSDFIKAFIKFHGHVYLSKSLEKLSPLREKLEEQFKRLLFQKAFNSQQLVHVTVINLFQLHHLRDFSNETEQHSYSQDEQLCWTQLLALFMSFLGILCKCPLQNKSQEESYNAYPLPAVKVSMDWLRLRPRVFQEAVVDERQYIWPWLISLLNSFHPHEEDLSSTNATPLPEEFELQGFLALRPSFRNLDFSKGHQGITGDKEGQQRQIRQQRLISIGKWIADNQPRLIQCENEVGKLLFITEIPELILEEPSEAKENLILQETTIIESLAVDGNPGLKSVLSTGRNLSNNCDTGEKPVVTFKENIKPREVNRDQGRSFPPKEVKSQTELRRTPVSEARKTPVTQAPSQASNSQFIPIHHPGAFPPLPSRPGFPPPTYVIPPPVAFSMGSGYTFPAGVSVPGTFLQPTAHSPAGNQVQAGKQSHIPYSQQRPSGPGPMNQGPQQPQPPSQQPLTSLPAQPTAQSTSQLQVQALAQQQQSPTKAVPALGKSPPHHSGFQQYQQADASKQLWNPPQVQGPLGKIMPVKQPYYLQTQDPIKLFEPSLQPPVMQQQPLEKKMKPFPMEPYNHNSSEVKIPEFYWDSSYSMADSRAVMAQQANMDRRGKRSPGVFRPEQDPVPRMPFEKSLLEKPSELMSHSSSFLSLTGFSLNQERYPNNSVFNEVYGKNLTTSSKAELNPSMAPQETSLYSLFEGTPWSPSLPASSDHSTPASQSPHSSNPSSLPSSPPTHNHNSVPFSNFGPIGTPDNRDRRTADRWKTDKPAMGGFGIDYLSATSSSESSWHQASTSSGSWTGHGPSMEDSSAVLMESLKSIWSSSMMHPGPSALEQLLMQQKQKQQRGQGTMNPPH; via the exons TTATTACAAGAACTGTGTACAGTGTTTAATGTAGATTTACCATGCCGTGTGAAGTCTTCCCAATTGGGAATTATCAGCAATAAACAGACGCATACCAGCGCCATAGTGAAGCCACAGTCTAGCTCCTGTTCCTATATATGCCAGCACTGCCTCGTCCACCTTGGAGACATTG CTCGATACAGAAACCAGACCAGCCAGGCAGAGTCCTACTATAGGCATGCGGCTCAGCTTGTCCCCTCTAATG GTCAGCCTTACAATCAGTTGGCTATCTTAGCTTCTTCCAAAGGAGACCATCTGACCACAATTTTCTACTACTGCAGAAGCATTGCTGTGAAGTTCCCTTTCCCAGCTGCCTCTACTAATCTACAAAAAGCACTTTCTAAAGCACTGGAAAG CCGGGATGAGGTGAAAACCAAATGGGGTGTTTCTGACTTCATCAAAGCCTTTATTAAGTTCCATGGTCATGTGTACCTGAGTAAGAGCTTGGAAAAGTTGAGCCCTCTTCGAGAGAAATTGGAAGAACAgtttaag AGGCTGCTATTCCAAAAAGCTTTCAACTCTCAGCAGTTAGTTCACGTCACTGTCATTAACCTGTTTCAACTTCATCACCTTCGTGACTTTAGCAATGAAACGGAACAGCATAGTTATAGCCAAGATGAGCAGCTGTGTTGGACACAGTTGCTGGCCCTCTTTA tgtcttTTCTTGGCATCCTGTGCAAGTGTCCTCTCCAGAACAAGTCTCAGGAGGAATCCTACAATGCCTATCCCCTACCTGCAGTCAAGGTCTCCATGGACTGGCTGAGACTCAGACCCAGGGTCTTTCAGGAGGCAGTGGTGGATGAAAGACAGTA CATTTGGCCTTGGCTAATTTCTCTTCTGAATAGTTTCCATCCCCATGAAGAGGATCTTTCAAGTACTAATG CTACACCACTTCCAGAGGAGTTTGAGTTACAAGGATTCTTGGCTTTGAGACCTTCTTTCAG GAACTTGGATTTTTCCAAAGGCCACCAGggtattacaggagacaaagagggTCAGCAAAGACAAATACGACAGCAGCGCTTGATCTCTATAGGCAAATGGATCGCAGATAATCAGCCAAG gcTGATTCAGTGTGAAAATGAGGTAGGGAAATTGTTGTTTATCACAGAAATCCCAGAGTTAATACTGGAAGAGCCCAGTGAAGCCAAAGAGAACCTCATTCTGCAAGAAACAACCATCATAGAGTCACTGGCTGTGGATGGGAACCCAGGACTGAAATCAGTGCTGTCTACAGGCCGAAATCTAAGCAACAACTgtgacacaggagagaaaccagtGGTCACCTTCAAAGAGAACATTAAGCCACGAGAAGTGAACAGAGACCAAGGAAGAAGTTTTCCTCCCAAAGAG GTAAAATCCCAGACAGAATTAAGAAGGACTCCAGTGTCTGAAGCCAGGAAAACACCTGTAACTCAAGCTCCAAGTCAAGCAAgtaactcccagttcatccccatTCATCACCCTGGagcctttcctcctcttcccagcCGGCCag GGTTCCCGCCCCCAACCTATGTTATCCCCCCTCCTGTGGCATTTTCTATGGGCTCAGGTTACACCTTCCCAGCTGGTGTTTCTGTCCCGGGAACCTTTCTTCAGCCTACAGCTCACTCTCCAGCAGGAAACCAGGTGCAAGCTGGGAAACAGTCCCACATTCCTTACAGCCAGCAACGGCCCTCTGGACCAGGGCCGATGAACCAGGGACCTCAACAACCACAGCCACCTTCCCAGCAACCCCTTACATCTTTACCAGCTCAGCCAACAGCACAGTCTACAAGCCAGTTGCAGGTTCAGGCTCTAGCTCAGCAGCAACAATCCCCTACAAAAGCTGTGCCGGCTTTGGGGAAAAGCCCTCCTCACCACTCTGGATTCCAGCAG TATCAACAGGCAGATGCCTCCAAACAGCTGTGGAATCCCCCTCAGGTTCAAGGCCCATTAGGGAAAATCATGCCTGTGAAACAGCCCTACTACCTTCAAACCCAAGACCCCATAAAACTGTTTGAGCCGTCATTGCAACCTCCTGTAATGCAGCAGCAGCctctagagaaaaaaatgaagccttTTCCCATGGAGCCATATAACCATAATTCCTCAGAAGTCAAGATCCCAGAATTCTActgggattcttcctacagcatGGCTGATAGCAGAGCTGTAATGGCACAGCAAGCCAACATGGACCGCAGGGGCAAACGGTCACCGGGAGTCTTCCGTCCAGAGCAGGATCCTGTGCCCAGGATGCCATTTGAG AAATCCTTATTGGAGAAGCCCTCGGAGCTCATGTCACATTCATCCTCTTTCCTGTCGCTCACCGGATTCTCTCTCAATCAG GAAAGATACCCAAATAACAGTGTGTTCAATGAGGTATATGGGAAAAACCTGACAACCAGCTCTAAAGCAGAACTTAATCCCTCAATGGCCCCCCAGGAAACATCATTGTACTCCCTTTTTGAAGGGACTCCATGGTCTCCATCACTTCCTGCCAGTTCAG ATCATTCAACACCAGCCAGCCAGTCTCCTCATTCCTCCAACCCAAGCAGCCTGCCAAGCTCGCCTCCGACACACAACCACAATTCTGTCCCATTCTCCAATTTTGGACCCATTGGGACTCCGGATAACAGGGATAGGAGAACGGCAGATCGGTGGAAAACTGATAAGCCAG CCATGGGTGGGTTTGGCATTGATTATCTCTCAGCAACATCATCCTCTGAGAGCAGTTGGCATCAGGCCAGCACTTCAAGTGGCTCCTGGACAGGCCATGGCCCATCCATGGAGGATTCTTCTGCTGTCCTCATGGAAAGCCTAAAG TCTATCTGGTCCAGTTCCATGATGCATCCTGGGCCTTCCGCTTTGGAGCAGCTGTTAATGCAGCAGAAGCAGAAACAGCAGCGGGGACAAGGCACCATGAACCCTCCACACTGA
- the SMG7 gene encoding nonsense-mediated mRNA decay factor SMG7 isoform X8, with protein MSLQSAQYLRQAEVLKADMTDSKLGPAEVWTSRQALQDLYQKMLVTDLEYALDKKVEQDLWNHAFKNQITTLQGQAKNRANPNRSEVQANLSLFLEAASGFYTQLLQELCTVFNVDLPCRVKSSQLGIISNKQTHTSAIVKPQSSSCSYICQHCLVHLGDIARYRNQTSQAESYYRHAAQLVPSNGQPYNQLAILASSKGDHLTTIFYYCRSIAVKFPFPAASTNLQKALSKALESRDEVKTKWGVSDFIKAFIKFHGHVYLSKSLEKLSPLREKLEEQFKRLLFQKAFNSQQLVHVTVINLFQLHHLRDFSNETEQHSYSQDEQLCWTQLLALFMSFLGILCKCPLQNKSQEESYNAYPLPAVKVSMDWLRLRPRVFQEAVVDERQYIWPWLISLLNSFHPHEEDLSSTNATPLPEEFELQGFLALRPSFRNLDFSKGHQGITGDKEGQQRQIRQQRLISIGKWIADNQPRLIQCENEVGKLLFITEIPELILEEPSEAKENLILQETTIIESLAVDGNPGLKSVLSTGRNLSNNCDTGEKPVVTFKENIKPREVNRDQGRSFPPKEVKSQTELRRTPVSEARKTPVTQAPSQASNSQFIPIHHPGAFPPLPSRPGFPPPTYVIPPPVAFSMGSGYTFPAGVSVPGTFLQPTAHSPAGNQVQAGKQSHIPYSQQRPSGPGPMNQGPQQPQPPSQQPLTSLPAQPTAQSTSQLQVQALAQQQQSPTKAVPALGKSPPHHSGFQQYQQADASKQLWNPPQVQGPLGKIMPVKQPYYLQTQDPIKLFEPSLQPPVMQQQPLEKKMKPFPMEPYNHNSSEVKIPEFYWDSSYSMADSRAVMAQQANMDRRGKRSPGVFRPEQDPVPRMPFEDPKGSPLLPPDLLKSLAALEEEEELIFSNPPDLYPALLGPLASLPGRSLFKSLLEKPSELMSHSSSFLSLTGFSLNQERYPNNSVFNEVYGKNLTTSSKAELNPSMAPQETSLYSLFEGTPWSPSLPASSDHSTPASQSPHSSNPSSLPSSPPTHNHNSVPFSNFGPIGTPDNRDRRTADRWKTDKPAMGGFGIDYLSATSSSESSWHQASTSSGSWTGHGPSMEDSSAVLMESLKSIWSSSMMHPGPSALEQLLMQQKQKQQRGQGTMNPPH; from the exons TTATTACAAGAACTGTGTACAGTGTTTAATGTAGATTTACCATGCCGTGTGAAGTCTTCCCAATTGGGAATTATCAGCAATAAACAGACGCATACCAGCGCCATAGTGAAGCCACAGTCTAGCTCCTGTTCCTATATATGCCAGCACTGCCTCGTCCACCTTGGAGACATTG CTCGATACAGAAACCAGACCAGCCAGGCAGAGTCCTACTATAGGCATGCGGCTCAGCTTGTCCCCTCTAATG GTCAGCCTTACAATCAGTTGGCTATCTTAGCTTCTTCCAAAGGAGACCATCTGACCACAATTTTCTACTACTGCAGAAGCATTGCTGTGAAGTTCCCTTTCCCAGCTGCCTCTACTAATCTACAAAAAGCACTTTCTAAAGCACTGGAAAG CCGGGATGAGGTGAAAACCAAATGGGGTGTTTCTGACTTCATCAAAGCCTTTATTAAGTTCCATGGTCATGTGTACCTGAGTAAGAGCTTGGAAAAGTTGAGCCCTCTTCGAGAGAAATTGGAAGAACAgtttaag AGGCTGCTATTCCAAAAAGCTTTCAACTCTCAGCAGTTAGTTCACGTCACTGTCATTAACCTGTTTCAACTTCATCACCTTCGTGACTTTAGCAATGAAACGGAACAGCATAGTTATAGCCAAGATGAGCAGCTGTGTTGGACACAGTTGCTGGCCCTCTTTA tgtcttTTCTTGGCATCCTGTGCAAGTGTCCTCTCCAGAACAAGTCTCAGGAGGAATCCTACAATGCCTATCCCCTACCTGCAGTCAAGGTCTCCATGGACTGGCTGAGACTCAGACCCAGGGTCTTTCAGGAGGCAGTGGTGGATGAAAGACAGTA CATTTGGCCTTGGCTAATTTCTCTTCTGAATAGTTTCCATCCCCATGAAGAGGATCTTTCAAGTACTAATG CTACACCACTTCCAGAGGAGTTTGAGTTACAAGGATTCTTGGCTTTGAGACCTTCTTTCAG GAACTTGGATTTTTCCAAAGGCCACCAGggtattacaggagacaaagagggTCAGCAAAGACAAATACGACAGCAGCGCTTGATCTCTATAGGCAAATGGATCGCAGATAATCAGCCAAG gcTGATTCAGTGTGAAAATGAGGTAGGGAAATTGTTGTTTATCACAGAAATCCCAGAGTTAATACTGGAAGAGCCCAGTGAAGCCAAAGAGAACCTCATTCTGCAAGAAACAACCATCATAGAGTCACTGGCTGTGGATGGGAACCCAGGACTGAAATCAGTGCTGTCTACAGGCCGAAATCTAAGCAACAACTgtgacacaggagagaaaccagtGGTCACCTTCAAAGAGAACATTAAGCCACGAGAAGTGAACAGAGACCAAGGAAGAAGTTTTCCTCCCAAAGAG GTAAAATCCCAGACAGAATTAAGAAGGACTCCAGTGTCTGAAGCCAGGAAAACACCTGTAACTCAAGCTCCAAGTCAAGCAAgtaactcccagttcatccccatTCATCACCCTGGagcctttcctcctcttcccagcCGGCCag GGTTCCCGCCCCCAACCTATGTTATCCCCCCTCCTGTGGCATTTTCTATGGGCTCAGGTTACACCTTCCCAGCTGGTGTTTCTGTCCCGGGAACCTTTCTTCAGCCTACAGCTCACTCTCCAGCAGGAAACCAGGTGCAAGCTGGGAAACAGTCCCACATTCCTTACAGCCAGCAACGGCCCTCTGGACCAGGGCCGATGAACCAGGGACCTCAACAACCACAGCCACCTTCCCAGCAACCCCTTACATCTTTACCAGCTCAGCCAACAGCACAGTCTACAAGCCAGTTGCAGGTTCAGGCTCTAGCTCAGCAGCAACAATCCCCTACAAAAGCTGTGCCGGCTTTGGGGAAAAGCCCTCCTCACCACTCTGGATTCCAGCAG TATCAACAGGCAGATGCCTCCAAACAGCTGTGGAATCCCCCTCAGGTTCAAGGCCCATTAGGGAAAATCATGCCTGTGAAACAGCCCTACTACCTTCAAACCCAAGACCCCATAAAACTGTTTGAGCCGTCATTGCAACCTCCTGTAATGCAGCAGCAGCctctagagaaaaaaatgaagccttTTCCCATGGAGCCATATAACCATAATTCCTCAGAAGTCAAGATCCCAGAATTCTActgggattcttcctacagcatGGCTGATAGCAGAGCTGTAATGGCACAGCAAGCCAACATGGACCGCAGGGGCAAACGGTCACCGGGAGTCTTCCGTCCAGAGCAGGATCCTGTGCCCAGGATGCCATTTGAG GACCCCAAGGGCTCCCCTCTACTTCCTCCGGACCTGTTAAAGAGTCTGGCTGccttggaggaagaggaagagctgATTTTTTCTAACCCTCCTGATCTTTACCCAGCTCTGCTGGGGCCTCTCGCCTCTCTTCCTGGACGAAGCCTCTTT AAATCCTTATTGGAGAAGCCCTCGGAGCTCATGTCACATTCATCCTCTTTCCTGTCGCTCACCGGATTCTCTCTCAATCAG GAAAGATACCCAAATAACAGTGTGTTCAATGAGGTATATGGGAAAAACCTGACAACCAGCTCTAAAGCAGAACTTAATCCCTCAATGGCCCCCCAGGAAACATCATTGTACTCCCTTTTTGAAGGGACTCCATGGTCTCCATCACTTCCTGCCAGTTCAG ATCATTCAACACCAGCCAGCCAGTCTCCTCATTCCTCCAACCCAAGCAGCCTGCCAAGCTCGCCTCCGACACACAACCACAATTCTGTCCCATTCTCCAATTTTGGACCCATTGGGACTCCGGATAACAGGGATAGGAGAACGGCAGATCGGTGGAAAACTGATAAGCCAG CCATGGGTGGGTTTGGCATTGATTATCTCTCAGCAACATCATCCTCTGAGAGCAGTTGGCATCAGGCCAGCACTTCAAGTGGCTCCTGGACAGGCCATGGCCCATCCATGGAGGATTCTTCTGCTGTCCTCATGGAAAGCCTAAAG TCTATCTGGTCCAGTTCCATGATGCATCCTGGGCCTTCCGCTTTGGAGCAGCTGTTAATGCAGCAGAAGCAGAAACAGCAGCGGGGACAAGGCACCATGAACCCTCCACACTGA
- the SMG7 gene encoding nonsense-mediated mRNA decay factor SMG7 isoform X9: MSLQSAQYLRQAEVLKADMTDSKLGPAEVWTSRQALQDLYQKMLVTDLEYALDKKVEQDLWNHAFKNQITTLQGQAKNRANPNRSEVQANLSLFLEAASGFYTQLLQELCTVFNVDLPCRVKSSQLGIISNKQTHTSAIVKPQSSSCSYICQHCLVHLGDIARYRNQTSQAESYYRHAAQLVPSNGQPYNQLAILASSKGDHLTTIFYYCRSIAVKFPFPAASTNLQKALSKALESRDEVKTKWGVSDFIKAFIKFHGHVYLSKSLEKLSPLREKLEEQFKRLLFQKAFNSQQLVHVTVINLFQLHHLRDFSNETEQHSYSQDEQLCWTQLLALFMSFLGILCKCPLQNKSQEESYNAYPLPAVKVSMDWLRLRPRVFQEAVVDERQYIWPWLISLLNSFHPHEEDLSSTNATPLPEEFELQGFLALRPSFRNLDFSKGHQGITGDKEGQQRQIRQQRLISIGKWIADNQPRLIQCENEVGKLLFITEIPELILEEPSEAKENLILQETTIIESLAVDGNPGLKSVLSTGRNLSNNCDTGEKPVVTFKENIKPREVNRDQGRSFPPKEVRRDYSKGITVTKNDGKKDNNKRKTETKKCTLEKLQETGKQNVAVQVKSQTELRRTPVSEARKTPVTQAPSQASNSQFIPIHHPGAFPPLPSRPGFPPPTYVIPPPVAFSMGSGYTFPAGVSVPGTFLQPTAHSPAGNQVQAGKQSHIPYSQQRPSGPGPMNQGPQQPQPPSQQPLTSLPAQPTAQSTSQLQVQALAQQQQSPTKAVPALGKSPPHHSGFQQYQQADASKQLWNPPQVQGPLGKIMPVKQPYYLQTQDPIKLFEPSLQPPVMQQQPLEKKMKPFPMEPYNHNSSEVKIPEFYWDSSYSMADSRAVMAQQANMDRRGKRSPGVFRPEQDPVPRMPFEKSLLEKPSELMSHSSSFLSLTGFSLNQERYPNNSVFNEVYGKNLTTSSKAELNPSMAPQETSLYSLFEGTPWSPSLPASSDHSTPASQSPHSSNPSSLPSSPPTHNHNSVPFSNFGPIGTPDNRDRRTADRWKTDKPAMGGFGIDYLSATSSSESSWHQASTSSGSWTGHGPSMEDSSAVLMESLKSIWSSSMMHPGPSALEQLLMQQKQKQQRGQGTMNPPH, translated from the exons TTATTACAAGAACTGTGTACAGTGTTTAATGTAGATTTACCATGCCGTGTGAAGTCTTCCCAATTGGGAATTATCAGCAATAAACAGACGCATACCAGCGCCATAGTGAAGCCACAGTCTAGCTCCTGTTCCTATATATGCCAGCACTGCCTCGTCCACCTTGGAGACATTG CTCGATACAGAAACCAGACCAGCCAGGCAGAGTCCTACTATAGGCATGCGGCTCAGCTTGTCCCCTCTAATG GTCAGCCTTACAATCAGTTGGCTATCTTAGCTTCTTCCAAAGGAGACCATCTGACCACAATTTTCTACTACTGCAGAAGCATTGCTGTGAAGTTCCCTTTCCCAGCTGCCTCTACTAATCTACAAAAAGCACTTTCTAAAGCACTGGAAAG CCGGGATGAGGTGAAAACCAAATGGGGTGTTTCTGACTTCATCAAAGCCTTTATTAAGTTCCATGGTCATGTGTACCTGAGTAAGAGCTTGGAAAAGTTGAGCCCTCTTCGAGAGAAATTGGAAGAACAgtttaag AGGCTGCTATTCCAAAAAGCTTTCAACTCTCAGCAGTTAGTTCACGTCACTGTCATTAACCTGTTTCAACTTCATCACCTTCGTGACTTTAGCAATGAAACGGAACAGCATAGTTATAGCCAAGATGAGCAGCTGTGTTGGACACAGTTGCTGGCCCTCTTTA tgtcttTTCTTGGCATCCTGTGCAAGTGTCCTCTCCAGAACAAGTCTCAGGAGGAATCCTACAATGCCTATCCCCTACCTGCAGTCAAGGTCTCCATGGACTGGCTGAGACTCAGACCCAGGGTCTTTCAGGAGGCAGTGGTGGATGAAAGACAGTA CATTTGGCCTTGGCTAATTTCTCTTCTGAATAGTTTCCATCCCCATGAAGAGGATCTTTCAAGTACTAATG CTACACCACTTCCAGAGGAGTTTGAGTTACAAGGATTCTTGGCTTTGAGACCTTCTTTCAG GAACTTGGATTTTTCCAAAGGCCACCAGggtattacaggagacaaagagggTCAGCAAAGACAAATACGACAGCAGCGCTTGATCTCTATAGGCAAATGGATCGCAGATAATCAGCCAAG gcTGATTCAGTGTGAAAATGAGGTAGGGAAATTGTTGTTTATCACAGAAATCCCAGAGTTAATACTGGAAGAGCCCAGTGAAGCCAAAGAGAACCTCATTCTGCAAGAAACAACCATCATAGAGTCACTGGCTGTGGATGGGAACCCAGGACTGAAATCAGTGCTGTCTACAGGCCGAAATCTAAGCAACAACTgtgacacaggagagaaaccagtGGTCACCTTCAAAGAGAACATTAAGCCACGAGAAGTGAACAGAGACCAAGGAAGAAGTTTTCCTCCCAAAGAGGTGAGAAGGGACTATAGCAAAGGAATAACTGTAACTAAGAATGATGGAAAGAAGGACAACaacaagaggaaaacagaaaccaagaAATGCACCTTAGAAAAGTTACAGGAAACAGGAAAGCAGAATGTGGCAGTGCAG GTAAAATCCCAGACAGAATTAAGAAGGACTCCAGTGTCTGAAGCCAGGAAAACACCTGTAACTCAAGCTCCAAGTCAAGCAAgtaactcccagttcatccccatTCATCACCCTGGagcctttcctcctcttcccagcCGGCCag GGTTCCCGCCCCCAACCTATGTTATCCCCCCTCCTGTGGCATTTTCTATGGGCTCAGGTTACACCTTCCCAGCTGGTGTTTCTGTCCCGGGAACCTTTCTTCAGCCTACAGCTCACTCTCCAGCAGGAAACCAGGTGCAAGCTGGGAAACAGTCCCACATTCCTTACAGCCAGCAACGGCCCTCTGGACCAGGGCCGATGAACCAGGGACCTCAACAACCACAGCCACCTTCCCAGCAACCCCTTACATCTTTACCAGCTCAGCCAACAGCACAGTCTACAAGCCAGTTGCAGGTTCAGGCTCTAGCTCAGCAGCAACAATCCCCTACAAAAGCTGTGCCGGCTTTGGGGAAAAGCCCTCCTCACCACTCTGGATTCCAGCAG TATCAACAGGCAGATGCCTCCAAACAGCTGTGGAATCCCCCTCAGGTTCAAGGCCCATTAGGGAAAATCATGCCTGTGAAACAGCCCTACTACCTTCAAACCCAAGACCCCATAAAACTGTTTGAGCCGTCATTGCAACCTCCTGTAATGCAGCAGCAGCctctagagaaaaaaatgaagccttTTCCCATGGAGCCATATAACCATAATTCCTCAGAAGTCAAGATCCCAGAATTCTActgggattcttcctacagcatGGCTGATAGCAGAGCTGTAATGGCACAGCAAGCCAACATGGACCGCAGGGGCAAACGGTCACCGGGAGTCTTCCGTCCAGAGCAGGATCCTGTGCCCAGGATGCCATTTGAG AAATCCTTATTGGAGAAGCCCTCGGAGCTCATGTCACATTCATCCTCTTTCCTGTCGCTCACCGGATTCTCTCTCAATCAG GAAAGATACCCAAATAACAGTGTGTTCAATGAGGTATATGGGAAAAACCTGACAACCAGCTCTAAAGCAGAACTTAATCCCTCAATGGCCCCCCAGGAAACATCATTGTACTCCCTTTTTGAAGGGACTCCATGGTCTCCATCACTTCCTGCCAGTTCAG ATCATTCAACACCAGCCAGCCAGTCTCCTCATTCCTCCAACCCAAGCAGCCTGCCAAGCTCGCCTCCGACACACAACCACAATTCTGTCCCATTCTCCAATTTTGGACCCATTGGGACTCCGGATAACAGGGATAGGAGAACGGCAGATCGGTGGAAAACTGATAAGCCAG CCATGGGTGGGTTTGGCATTGATTATCTCTCAGCAACATCATCCTCTGAGAGCAGTTGGCATCAGGCCAGCACTTCAAGTGGCTCCTGGACAGGCCATGGCCCATCCATGGAGGATTCTTCTGCTGTCCTCATGGAAAGCCTAAAG TCTATCTGGTCCAGTTCCATGATGCATCCTGGGCCTTCCGCTTTGGAGCAGCTGTTAATGCAGCAGAAGCAGAAACAGCAGCGGGGACAAGGCACCATGAACCCTCCACACTGA